TTTTGTACTGGGAAAATCTGTGGAGGATCTCGATGCAGACAAAAATTCAAGAGCCATGAAGAAGCGGAGTACCTTGAAGCTTCTCTTGGAGCTTTACTTTGTTGGGGTTATAGAAGATACTGGTATATTTGTGAACATCATTAAGGATCTTACTAGCCCAGAGCATTTGAAGGATCGTGATGCAACACAGACAAATTTGTCCCTTCTTGCTAGTTTTGCTCGACAAGGAAGGTTTCTTCTTGGATTTCCATTAACAGATCAAGATATTCTTGAAGAGGTACATCTTTTGCATTTGTTATTGGTTTCCTTCTAGTTTTAGCGTTACATTTTGTGGTCTAACACCTTATGTTCTGCTGAGGCCTTACTATATTAACTAAGCTAATTATAAATGAGTATTAGACTTCGCCAGGATATTTGTTCATTAACTTGAATCTGAGACTCAAATATACAGTACAGTTAAGTACATTCGTGATATATAAAGATGAATCATATATACTTAAATTGGCCATGCATAAAATTCTATAGTGGGGTTTTACTGAATTGCACTTTATTCGTGGTTCCACATTCGAAATGTATCCCATCCCTAACTATGGTCATGCAATGGCTTTCACTAGCCAAAGAAGTTGTTGATGCACAAACTATCTCTTGTCAAGGTAGCCATTCAATAATATTGTGAACTATGATGGATCTGGATCGTTGCTTTGTTACTTTTAACTATGGTCTGAGAGCATATTCTTGCTTTTGACTGCATATAAGTACTTGCATGAATTTGGTATTGAGTGCCTAAGATTTATAACTAGttatatttactttattttgctGGTGTCTGTGACTTACAGTTTCTTAAGAGACTTAATATTACGGCAGATCAGAAAAAAATCTTCCGGAAGGCTTTCCAGACATACTATGATGCTGTTGTGGAACTTCTTCTATCTGAGCATGCTGTAAGGACTTTGAAGTTCCGTTATTGGTGTTAGATTCCTGTTGTATTTATAGgttcttgattttatttgtgCCTATGTGTCTGATCTATTTAATTCCTGAATGGTAGTCACTTCGCCAAATGGAGCATGAAAATGCAAAGATTTTGAATGCCAAAGGTGAATTGAGTGAGGAAAATGCCACATCATATGAAAAGCTGCGGAAATCGTATGACCTTCTAAGTCGTGGCGTCTCATCGTGAGTTAATTGTCACTATTCCTCCTAAAACTTGCATATGTATAATACATTAGTTATATTATATACAATATCTTTACTCTTTTAGGGATTCTCATTTGTTTTCCCCTGTCATTCTTTTTTGGCACCTATATCAGTGCTTCTTCAGTGTTTTTGCCTATAATTGTGAACTGTTACAATCTTTTCTTATGTAGTTTAGCAGAAGCACTTGATATGCAACCTCCTGTGATGCCAGAGGATAGTCATACGACCAGAGTCACATCAGGGGAGGATGTTTCATCTCCTGTTGCCAGCAAAGATTCTCCCACTCTCGAAGCCCTGTGGGATGATGATGATACTAGAGCCTTCTACGAGTGCCTTCCAGATCTTAGGTGGCTGATTTATGAATTGATTATTGTTTTTGTCctttaaaatgaaataatggGGCTAAAATTGTTGACTGGTTTTCCTGATTAGAGCATTTGTTCCTGCGGTTTTGCTTGGAGAGGTTGAATCGAAGTCGAATGAACAATCTTCGAAGACCCAGGATCTGCCAGCTGTAACTACTCGACCCTACTTCTCTCCGATATTAGTTGCATTTACTATGGAATACCACATGCATGCATCATGTTCATATATTAGTAGTCCTTCTATAAATTCCTTCTTTTTATTCCAAGGTTTAATCCTTGATATTGAATGTCTTATAAACAATTTTAGTGAAAATCATACCAGAACAATGGTCTTAGTTGTATTATCCTTGACATGTTTGCATAGGTTGTGTTTCCTTTCTCATGCAATAATATCTAGGGCCCTATTTAAGATTCAGATGGTTTACCTATTTTGGGTTTCTCAGGCCCATGCTTTGTTATTCTTTAGAATATGCTACAATGTTACCAAGACTTATGGTTGTCCATTCACATAGTAATTGATTTTGAAGGATATGACTCCTGAGTCAGATAAAGGTCAAGTTGTTATTCAAGAAAATCCCGAGGTTCCTGCTGATTCTACAATTGTACAAGAGGATAAAGAGGGCAAAGATAATGATAAAGAAGAAAAGGACAAGGAGAAAGCCAAAGACTCTGACAAAGAGAAGGGTAAGGAGAAGGATGCTGGAAGAGGAGAAATCGAAAAGGATAAAACCAAAGGTCTTGATGGAACTAATCTTGAAGCTTTACTGCATAGGCTTCCAAGCTGTGTTAGCCGTGATCTGATTGACCAGCTCACAGTAAATTTTCTCTTCCCTCCCAAGCACTGTTCTGTTTTTATTGGTTAGTTTTACGATATCTAGATGTCAGGGTGGATCTCTAACCAGAATTCGTTCTTATTTTCAAGGTCGAGTTTTGCTATCTTAACTCAAAGTCCACTAGGAAAAAGCTCGTGAGGGTATTGTTCAATGTGCCaagaacatctcttgagctgttggCGTACTACTCACGGATGGTTGCTACACTGTCTACGTGTATGAGAGATGTAGCATCCATGCTCTTACTGTTGTTGGAGGAAGAGTTcaatacattaattaataagAAGGTGATCTAAACAGATTCACTTGTATTTAGTTTGAACCCACACTGTATTCTTGCCGGTTACACATTATCTCCTATTCTTAATATATTGCAGGATCAAATGAATATTGAAACAAAAATCAGGAATATACGATTTATTGGAGAACTTTGCAAGTTTAAAATTGCTCCTGCCAGCTTAGTTTTTTCCTGTCTAAAGGTACAGAAAATTACATTGTTTTTCATATAATGTACATGTTGAATAATTATCTGCATTCCTCTAGCAAGCTTATATAGGTGTATGAGGAACTTTTTCGTCTCAGAAGCTATGTTTTTCTCTGGTTGGTGGCTGTGTCGTCTTCTCTTCCACTATTTGGGACATAATAAACCCTTTAGTTCCTAAAATTTGCTCGATGCAGTGCATGGAACATAGGGACTGTTGGCTTTTGGCATATCACTAATTTTGCTGCTTTTCATTGCAATAATTTGAACACGTATGTCAGGTTGAGACAGTTTTTCCATTTATGGGAGTCGGTTTTCTCTTGGTGCAGGCTTGTTTAGATGATTTCACGCACCATAATATAGATGTCGCTTGCAATCTACTTGAGACGTGTGGCCGCTTTCTCTACCGGTCCCCTGAGACCACTGTCCGTATGTCAAACATGCTAGAGATACTGATGCGCTTGAAAAATGTTAAGAATTTGGATCCCCGTCAAAGCACCTTGGTGGAAAATGCTTATTACTTATGTAAGCCACCAGAAAGATCTGCACGAGTCTCCAAAGTTCGTCCTCCTTTACATCAGGTAATTTTGCTCTCCATCAGCTGTAATAATATGCTAATATTGAAGAAATGGTTCTAACCCTATCTACTATATTCTGCAGTATATTAGGAAACTACTTTTCTCAGATCTTGATAAGTCCTCCATCGAGCATGTTCTAAGACAACTGCGCAAGCTACCTTGGAGTGAATGTGAGGAGTATCTTTTAAAGTGTTTTCTGAAGGTTCACAAAGGGAAATATGGTCAGATTCATTTGATTGCATCACTTACTGCTGGTCTGAGTCGCTATCATGATGACTTTGCAGTTGCCGTTGTTGATGAGGTTAGTCCCCGGATTTCTGAACTCTGGCAGCTTTTGTATCTTTATATTTAGGTTTTCCACTATTAACAAATCAATCACATAGATTGAGGTACCATCCACCCTGTTGCTTTGATCGGTTAAATTTCAGATGTATATTCATAAATTTTAGCTATAAAATTTTTCACAATCTTACTCTAAATTATCCAACATAAAATTCTCTTTCTCTTCAGGTTTTGGAGGAAATTAGAGTGGGTCTAGAGTTAAATGAATATGGAATGGAGCAACAACGGATTGCATACATGCGTTTCTTGGGGGAACTGTATAACTACG
This portion of the Salvia splendens isolate huo1 chromosome 10, SspV2, whole genome shotgun sequence genome encodes:
- the LOC121751974 gene encoding regulator of nonsense transcripts UPF2-like, with product MEPGDGEQQEKHDDERRPDDEETIARLEEFKKSIEAKMALRQSNLNPERPDTGFLRTLDSSIKRNTAVIKKLKQINEEQREGLMDELRGVNLSKFVSEAVAAICDAKLKAADIQSAVQICSLLHQRYKEFAPSLVQGLLKVFVLGKSVEDLDADKNSRAMKKRSTLKLLLELYFVGVIEDTGIFVNIIKDLTSPEHLKDRDATQTNLSLLASFARQGRFLLGFPLTDQDILEEFLKRLNITADQKKIFRKAFQTYYDAVVELLLSEHASLRQMEHENAKILNAKGELSEENATSYEKLRKSYDLLSRGVSSLAEALDMQPPVMPEDSHTTRVTSGEDVSSPVASKDSPTLEALWDDDDTRAFYECLPDLRAFVPAVLLGEVESKSNEQSSKTQDLPADMTPESDKGQVVIQENPEVPADSTIVQEDKEGKDNDKEEKDKEKAKDSDKEKGKEKDAGRGEIEKDKTKGLDGTNLEALLHRLPSCVSRDLIDQLTVEFCYLNSKSTRKKLVRVLFNVPRTSLELLAYYSRMVATLSTCMRDVASMLLLLLEEEFNTLINKKDQMNIETKIRNIRFIGELCKFKIAPASLVFSCLKACLDDFTHHNIDVACNLLETCGRFLYRSPETTVRMSNMLEILMRLKNVKNLDPRQSTLVENAYYLCKPPERSARVSKVRPPLHQYIRKLLFSDLDKSSIEHVLRQLRKLPWSECEEYLLKCFLKVHKGKYGQIHLIASLTAGLSRYHDDFAVAVVDEVLEEIRVGLELNEYGMEQQRIAYMRFLGELYNYELVDSSVIFDTLYLILSFGHGTTEHDTLDPPEDCFRMRMVIILLETCGHYFDRGSSKRKLDRFLIHFQRYILSKGVLPLDVEFDLQDLFVELRPKMIRYSSFEEVNVALSDLEELERRVSEKAHNEKYSDSEKTPRRTSSGTLSVNGQSTGNGTEENGEVHEDDAGETDSDSGSGTTENIGRDDDDETDQDEVGESEDEYDDGRDPASDDDDKVRVRQKVAKVDPQEVADFDRELRALMQESLDSRKLELRSRPTINMMIPMNLFEGSVKEHHGRGTEGESGDEITDDGIGGSKEVQVKVLVKRGNKQQTKQMYIPRDCSLVQSTKQKEAAELEEKQDIKRLVLEYNDREEEELNGGMQPLNSSHSGGRVSNRGHSWDGQHRSGGPRHRQHIYHSGAGVYYGRRR